A stretch of Candidatus Marsarchaeota archaeon DNA encodes these proteins:
- a CDS encoding helix-turn-helix domain-containing protein, with amino-acid sequence MDANYDVVLREFMPALKGNLARTMALKYKLKQVEIARLIGVTQAEISKYVNGKQPKGNGIVFDHGSIDKIARHMLSHNEHEAQKAVCSMCPKGMSLSCSLMIR; translated from the coding sequence ATGGATGCAAACTACGATGTTGTGTTGAGGGAGTTTATGCCAGCGCTCAAGGGGAACCTTGCGCGAACCATGGCGTTGAAGTACAAACTGAAGCAGGTCGAGATAGCCAGGCTCATAGGCGTCACACAAGCGGAGATAAGCAAGTACGTAAATGGCAAGCAACCGAAAGGCAATGGGATTGTTTTCGATCATGGTAGCATAGACAAGATAGCAAGGCATATGCTAAGCCATAATGAACACGAGGCACAAAAGGCAGTTTGCAGCATGTGCCCTAAGGGCATGTCGCTCTCGTGTTCGCTGATGATTAGATAG
- a CDS encoding SufD family Fe-S cluster assembly protein has protein sequence MTPERPIGASIDYRSKPYELNELYKKYGVEFDLDRYAKLLSEEQQLVDHSALASKIATKLKTKFDAVILNNELVFDDSGSLKGADANGALEHMNGLIHDNNRFSAFAGAFAKKAFILDVPSGAEVALSVLFISGTTVAPLLLSVKAGSNSKLTMNEVFASGQGEVMTSMLQNIQGDERSAVEMNVLHVEESGAAGFSIANATAQDRASIAMNSLYAGGAIHKQHSELAAIGSNSRVESNDVVIGVGAQKLDMYTGLLNGGEASVATSEAKVVAMDTSSVIAKGMAKVLHGSKKSLSYLKERGLIYDNGAQIKMMPDMSIDEGEVKATHSSSVSPISEDDIFYISARGVQRDEAKKIVVGGFMLETLGKINDQRIRSIAAAIALSRLRERSGGVPEISLKDAWASQTQGQQAQFDGAHKLR, from the coding sequence ATGACCCCAGAAAGGCCCATAGGCGCATCGATCGATTACAGGTCAAAGCCCTATGAGCTGAATGAGCTCTACAAAAAATATGGGGTGGAGTTTGACTTGGACCGCTACGCGAAACTGCTCTCGGAGGAACAGCAATTGGTAGATCACAGCGCTCTCGCTTCGAAGATAGCCACAAAACTGAAAACGAAGTTTGATGCTGTAATATTGAACAACGAGCTGGTTTTTGACGATTCGGGATCCCTCAAGGGGGCAGATGCAAATGGCGCATTGGAGCATATGAACGGGCTTATACACGACAATAATAGGTTCAGCGCATTTGCAGGAGCCTTTGCTAAGAAAGCATTCATTCTAGACGTGCCATCCGGCGCTGAGGTGGCACTCAGTGTGCTTTTTATTTCAGGTACAACAGTTGCGCCATTGCTGCTTTCGGTCAAAGCCGGCAGCAACTCAAAACTCACCATGAACGAGGTGTTCGCTTCCGGGCAAGGTGAGGTGATGACAAGCATGCTGCAGAACATTCAGGGAGACGAACGCTCTGCGGTTGAGATGAACGTGCTGCACGTAGAGGAAAGCGGCGCTGCAGGCTTTTCAATCGCTAATGCAACTGCGCAAGACAGAGCATCTATCGCGATGAACAGCCTGTATGCCGGAGGTGCGATTCACAAGCAGCACAGCGAATTGGCAGCCATAGGCAGCAATTCTCGTGTTGAGTCAAATGACGTTGTAATTGGCGTAGGCGCACAAAAGCTTGACATGTACACGGGTCTTTTGAATGGGGGCGAGGCCTCAGTTGCCACATCAGAGGCAAAGGTCGTTGCCATGGACACGTCGTCTGTGATTGCCAAGGGGATGGCAAAAGTGCTACATGGCTCGAAAAAGTCGCTTTCGTACCTTAAGGAGCGGGGCCTTATATACGACAACGGTGCGCAGATAAAGATGATGCCCGACATGTCCATAGACGAGGGCGAAGTCAAGGCCACACACTCTAGCTCTGTGTCGCCAATAAGCGAGGACGATATCTTTTACATATCTGCCAGGGGGGTGCAACGCGACGAGGCGAAGAAGATAGTTGTTGGAGGCTTCATGCTGGAGACGCTTGGTAAGATAAATGATCAGCGTATAAGGTCGATCGCAGCCGCAATAGCACTTAGCAGGCTGCGGGAAAGAAGTGGGGGTGTTCCGGAGATAAGCCTGAAGGACGCATGGGCAAGCCAGACACAAGGCCAGCAAGCGCAATTCGATGGGGCACACAAGCTCAGGTGA
- the sufB gene encoding Fe-S cluster assembly protein SufB, which yields MTATQDSNVVQEENEYLKLYGFRDKTEYSEIQKGLSEGTVRFISKSKGEPDWMLEKRLAGYRTFVSKPVPTWGADLSKIDYDDIYYYLKPKANKSDAWENVPEDIKKTFDKLGVPEAERKFFAGAEAQYDSEVVYHHVKEELEKQGVIFTDTDTAVKKYPELVKKYFGTIIPPTDNKYAALNTAVWSGGSFIYVPKGVKVVMPLQAYFRINAEKAGQFERTLIVADEGADVTYIEGCTAPIYISSSLHSAVVEIVVHKNAHVRYVTVQNWSKNVYNLVTQRAYAYENAHMEWLDANIGSKTNMKYPSIFLKGSGSKGDILSIAVAGENQVQDSGGKVYHLAPNTTSQIISKSVSKGSGVASYRGLVHVDKRATNSSAAVKCDALLLDDSARTNTYPYEEIYADDAFVSHEAAVGRLGEDELFYLMSRGMKEDDAIATIVLGFIDPLVKALPLEYSLELKRLIKLDTTNAVG from the coding sequence AGAAGGGTCTAAGCGAAGGCACCGTAAGGTTCATATCGAAGAGCAAGGGAGAGCCGGACTGGATGCTCGAGAAAAGGCTCGCGGGCTACAGGACATTTGTATCCAAGCCTGTGCCGACGTGGGGCGCCGACCTCAGCAAGATAGACTACGATGACATATACTACTACCTGAAGCCTAAGGCGAACAAGAGCGATGCGTGGGAGAACGTGCCCGAGGATATAAAGAAGACGTTCGACAAGCTTGGCGTTCCAGAAGCCGAACGCAAGTTCTTTGCTGGTGCAGAGGCGCAGTACGATTCTGAGGTCGTGTATCACCACGTCAAGGAGGAGCTTGAGAAGCAGGGGGTCATATTCACCGATACAGATACAGCGGTCAAGAAATATCCGGAACTCGTCAAGAAATACTTCGGGACAATAATACCTCCGACTGACAACAAGTACGCAGCGCTCAACACAGCAGTATGGAGCGGCGGTAGCTTCATTTATGTGCCGAAAGGCGTTAAGGTAGTTATGCCGCTGCAGGCCTACTTCAGGATAAACGCAGAGAAGGCAGGCCAGTTCGAGCGCACGCTCATTGTGGCAGATGAAGGCGCTGACGTTACCTACATAGAGGGATGCACAGCTCCGATATACATCAGCTCTTCGCTGCATTCCGCAGTGGTCGAGATAGTCGTACACAAGAATGCGCACGTCAGGTACGTTACTGTGCAGAACTGGTCCAAGAATGTCTATAATCTAGTCACGCAGCGAGCCTATGCGTACGAGAATGCGCACATGGAATGGCTCGATGCCAACATAGGGAGCAAAACCAACATGAAGTATCCTAGCATATTTCTTAAGGGAAGCGGAAGCAAGGGCGACATTCTTTCCATCGCGGTTGCAGGAGAAAACCAGGTGCAGGATTCCGGCGGCAAGGTTTACCATCTGGCCCCGAACACGACCTCGCAGATAATCTCGAAGAGCGTGTCTAAGGGAAGCGGAGTCGCTTCGTACAGGGGGCTTGTGCACGTCGATAAGCGGGCGACTAATTCCAGCGCTGCAGTCAAGTGCGATGCATTGCTGCTGGACGACAGCGCGAGAACCAATACTTACCCATATGAAGAGATTTACGCTGACGACGCCTTCGTCAGCCACGAGGCGGCAGTGGGCAGGCTTGGTGAGGACGAGCTTTTTTACCTTATGTCAAGGGGAATGAAGGAGGATGACGCCATAGCCACAATAGTTTTGGGGTTCATAGACCCGCTCGTGAAGGCACTGCCGCTTGAGTACTCGCTTGAGCTAAAGCGCCTCATAAAGCTAGATACCACAAATGCAGTAGGCTGA